The proteins below are encoded in one region of Paraburkholderia phenazinium:
- the mfd gene encoding transcription-repair coupling factor has product MPDIAASSQYSSPVALVKAGQRFAFDGTHGSSDALLIARYHLAYREQVPLLAVVCSSAVDAQRLTQEIAFFAPEARVRLLPDWETLPYDTFSPHQDLVSERLATLHDLGEGRCDILLVPATTALYRMPPASFMAGYTFSFSQGERLDEAKLKAQLTLAGYEHVSQVVRPGEYCVRGSLLDLFPMGSPLPYRIDLFDDQVDSIRAFDPDTQRSLYPVKDVRLLPGREFPFDEAARTAFRSRWREVFEGDPSRASIYKDIGNGVPSAGIEYYLPLFFEETATLFHYLPAGAQLAFVGDLEAAIKRFTNDTKQRHSFLAHDRDRPILEPQRLFLSDADFFTFAKPFARLVLPANAGGGWSTPLPDLAIDRHADDPVAALRSYLDTTQNRVLFAAESAGRRETLLQLLADNHLRPSSSDSFNDWLAGDERFSLGVAPLSTGFAVPAEGIAVITETELYGPLVRRSGRRRQEQASNVDSMVRDLSELKVGDPVVHSQHGIGRYMGLVTMDLGEGETEFLHLEYAGESKLYVPVAQLHVISRYSGADPESAPLHSLGSGQWEKAKRRAAQQIRDTAAELLNLYARRAAREGHAFALEPRDYVKFAESFGFEETPDQAAAIAAVIGDMTSGKPMDRLVCGDVGFGKTEVALRAAFIAVMGGKQVALLSPTTLLAEQHTQTFSDRFSDWPVRIAELSRFKSTKEVNAAIQQINDGSVDIVIGTHKLLSSDVQFKRLGLVIIDEEHRFGVRQKEALKALRAEVDVLTLTATPIPRTLGMALEGLRDFSVIATAPQKRLAIKTFVRREEDGVIREAMLRELKRGGQVYFLHNEVETIENRRQMLEALVPEARIAVAHGQMHERELERVMRDFVAQRANVLLCTTIIETGIDVPSANTILIHRSDKFGLAQLHQLRGRVGRSHHQAYSYLLVHDPQGLTKQAQRRLEAIQQMEELGSGFYLAMHDLEIRGTGEVLGDKQSGEIQEIGFQLYTDMLNDAVKALKEGKEPDLTAPLAATTEINLHAPAILPADYCGDVQERLSLYKRLANCEHNDAIDGIQEELIDRFGKLPPQAHALVETHRLRLAAKPLGISKIDAGESVIGLQFIPNPPIDAMRIIEMVQKHKHIKLAGQDKLRIETRSPDLAVRVATVKETLRALGSPMRGTATAAVR; this is encoded by the coding sequence ATGCCAGACATTGCCGCATCATCGCAGTACTCCTCGCCCGTCGCGCTCGTCAAGGCCGGCCAGCGTTTCGCCTTCGACGGTACGCACGGCTCATCCGATGCCCTGCTGATCGCCCGCTATCACCTCGCCTATCGCGAACAGGTGCCGCTGCTCGCCGTCGTCTGCTCGAGCGCCGTCGACGCCCAGCGCCTCACGCAAGAAATCGCTTTCTTCGCTCCTGAGGCGCGTGTGCGCCTCCTGCCCGACTGGGAAACGCTGCCTTACGATACCTTCTCGCCGCACCAGGATCTCGTCTCCGAGCGTCTCGCCACGCTCCACGACCTCGGCGAAGGCCGCTGCGACATCCTGCTGGTGCCCGCCACCACGGCCCTGTACCGCATGCCGCCCGCCTCGTTCATGGCGGGCTACACGTTCTCGTTCTCGCAAGGCGAGCGTCTCGACGAGGCCAAGCTGAAGGCCCAGTTGACGCTGGCAGGCTACGAGCACGTCAGCCAGGTTGTGCGCCCCGGAGAGTACTGCGTGCGCGGCTCGCTGCTCGACCTGTTTCCGATGGGCTCGCCGCTGCCGTACCGGATCGATCTGTTCGACGATCAGGTCGACTCGATCCGCGCGTTCGACCCCGACACGCAGCGCAGCCTCTATCCGGTGAAAGACGTGCGCCTGCTGCCCGGCCGCGAATTCCCGTTCGACGAAGCCGCCCGCACCGCCTTCCGCAGCCGTTGGCGCGAGGTCTTCGAGGGCGACCCGAGCCGCGCCTCGATCTATAAAGACATCGGCAATGGCGTACCGTCCGCGGGCATCGAATACTACCTGCCGCTCTTCTTCGAAGAGACCGCCACGCTGTTCCACTATCTGCCGGCGGGCGCGCAACTCGCGTTCGTCGGCGATCTGGAAGCGGCCATCAAGCGTTTTACCAACGACACCAAGCAGCGTCACAGCTTCCTGGCGCATGACCGCGACCGGCCGATTCTCGAGCCGCAGCGCCTGTTCCTCTCGGACGCGGACTTCTTCACGTTCGCCAAACCGTTCGCGCGTCTTGTGCTGCCGGCCAATGCCGGCGGCGGCTGGTCCACGCCGCTGCCGGATCTCGCGATCGACCGCCACGCGGACGATCCGGTCGCGGCATTGCGCAGCTACCTCGATACGACCCAGAACCGCGTGCTGTTCGCCGCGGAATCGGCGGGCCGGCGCGAAACGCTGCTGCAATTGCTGGCTGACAACCATCTACGGCCGTCCTCGAGCGACAGCTTCAACGACTGGTTAGCCGGCGACGAACGCTTCTCGCTCGGCGTTGCTCCGCTGTCCACCGGCTTCGCGGTGCCGGCCGAAGGCATCGCTGTCATCACGGAAACCGAGCTGTACGGCCCGCTCGTACGCCGCTCCGGACGGCGCCGCCAGGAACAGGCGAGCAACGTCGATTCGATGGTGCGCGATCTGTCGGAGCTGAAGGTGGGCGACCCGGTCGTGCATTCGCAGCACGGTATCGGCCGCTATATGGGTCTGGTGACGATGGATCTCGGCGAAGGCGAAACCGAGTTCCTGCACCTCGAATACGCCGGCGAAAGCAAACTCTATGTGCCGGTCGCGCAGCTGCACGTGATCTCGCGCTATAGCGGCGCGGATCCGGAAAGCGCCCCGCTTCACTCGCTGGGCTCCGGTCAGTGGGAAAAAGCCAAGCGCCGCGCCGCCCAGCAGATTCGCGATACCGCTGCTGAATTGCTCAACCTGTATGCGCGCCGCGCGGCGCGCGAGGGTCATGCGTTCGCGCTCGAACCGCGCGACTATGTGAAATTCGCGGAAAGCTTCGGCTTCGAAGAAACGCCCGACCAGGCCGCGGCGATTGCCGCCGTGATCGGCGATATGACGAGCGGCAAGCCGATGGACCGTCTCGTCTGCGGCGACGTCGGTTTCGGCAAGACCGAGGTCGCGCTGCGCGCGGCCTTCATTGCGGTGATGGGCGGCAAACAGGTCGCACTGCTATCGCCGACTACGCTGCTGGCAGAACAGCACACGCAAACCTTCTCCGACCGTTTCTCCGACTGGCCAGTGCGCATCGCTGAATTGTCGCGCTTCAAGTCGACCAAGGAAGTCAACGCAGCGATCCAGCAGATTAACGACGGCAGCGTCGATATTGTCATCGGCACGCACAAACTGCTGTCCTCGGATGTGCAGTTCAAACGCCTCGGTCTGGTGATCATCGACGAGGAGCATCGCTTCGGCGTGCGTCAGAAAGAGGCCCTGAAAGCGTTACGCGCCGAAGTCGACGTACTGACGCTCACCGCCACGCCGATTCCGCGCACACTCGGCATGGCCCTCGAAGGCCTGCGTGACTTCTCCGTGATCGCAACGGCGCCGCAAAAGCGGCTCGCCATCAAGACCTTCGTGCGCCGCGAAGAAGATGGCGTGATCCGCGAGGCCATGCTGCGCGAGCTGAAGCGCGGCGGCCAGGTCTACTTCCTGCACAACGAAGTCGAAACGATCGAGAACCGCCGGCAGATGCTCGAAGCGCTGGTGCCCGAAGCTCGCATCGCAGTCGCACACGGCCAGATGCACGAGCGCGAACTCGAACGCGTGATGCGCGACTTCGTCGCCCAGCGTGCCAACGTGCTGCTGTGTACGACCATTATTGAAACCGGCATCGACGTGCCGAGCGCCAACACGATCCTGATTCACCGTTCCGACAAATTTGGCCTCGCACAGTTGCACCAGTTGCGCGGACGCGTCGGACGCTCGCATCACCAGGCGTATTCGTATCTGCTGGTGCACGACCCGCAGGGGCTCACCAAACAGGCGCAGCGCCGTCTCGAAGCCATCCAGCAGATGGAAGAACTCGGCTCGGGTTTCTATCTGGCCATGCACGACCTCGAAATTCGCGGCACGGGCGAAGTGCTGGGCGACAAACAATCGGGCGAGATTCAGGAGATCGGTTTCCAGCTTTATACGGACATGTTGAACGACGCCGTGAAGGCACTCAAGGAAGGCAAGGAACCCGATCTCACCGCGCCGCTCGCGGCCACCACCGAGATCAATCTTCACGCGCCTGCAATTCTGCCGGCCGATTATTGCGGCGATGTGCAGGAACGTCTGTCGCTCTACAAGCGCCTCGCAAATTGCGAACATAACGACGCGATCGATGGCATCCAGGAGGAATTGATCGACCGGTTCGGCAAGCTACCGC
- the ispD gene encoding 2-C-methyl-D-erythritol 4-phosphate cytidylyltransferase, with translation MTSRLFALIPCAGTGSRSGAAMPKQYRTVAGRDLLHYSLAAFDACSEFAQTLVVIAPEDQHFDARRFSGLRFAVRRCGGASRQASVLNGLHALAEFGAHDDDWVLVHDAARPGITALLIRTLVNALKDDAVGGIMALPVADTLKRIAPDSGGRIARTESRDGLWQAQTPQMFRVGMLREAILRAQQDGHDLTDEASAIEWLGHAPLLVQGSLRNFKVTYPEDFDLAEAILSRPAAS, from the coding sequence GTGACTTCACGTCTTTTTGCTCTGATTCCGTGCGCAGGCACCGGCAGCCGGTCCGGCGCCGCGATGCCCAAACAATATCGCACTGTAGCTGGTCGCGACCTGTTGCATTACTCATTGGCGGCTTTCGACGCCTGCAGCGAGTTCGCGCAGACGCTGGTAGTGATCGCCCCCGAGGACCAGCATTTCGACGCCCGCCGCTTTTCCGGCTTGCGATTCGCGGTACGGCGCTGCGGCGGCGCTTCACGCCAGGCCTCGGTCCTGAACGGCCTGCACGCGCTGGCCGAGTTCGGAGCGCACGACGACGACTGGGTGCTGGTGCACGATGCGGCACGCCCGGGCATCACGGCTCTCCTGATCCGCACGCTGGTTAATGCGCTCAAGGACGACGCGGTGGGCGGGATCATGGCGCTGCCGGTGGCGGATACGCTCAAGCGCATTGCGCCGGACAGTGGTGGACGGATTGCCCGGACCGAGTCGCGCGACGGCTTGTGGCAGGCGCAGACACCGCAGATGTTCCGCGTGGGGATGTTGCGCGAGGCGATCTTGCGGGCGCAGCAGGACGGACATGATCTGACGGACGAGGCGAGCGCGATTGAGTGGCTGGGCCACGCGCCGCTCCTGGTGCAGGGCAGCTTGCGCAATTTCAAGGTTACGTATCCGGAAGATTTCGATCTGGCCGAGGCGATTTTGAGCCGGCCTGCGGCTTCCTGA